In Spiroplasma chinense, the DNA window CGCTGTAATCTTGGTCAAATTCTCTTCCAATATTAAAGTTTCAACTAAGCATGTTGTGACACCCTTTACAAGCGTGTAGACAACCTGCAACGTAAATTGAATATCTTATTCCAGGACCGTCACTAATTGTTTCTTTGTATATTTTTAAAATTTTCATTACTTAACAGAGTGTTTTACTCTTTCAGCCTCTTCAGCTTGTTTTCCTTTATTTCAACCATCTAAATCACCAACTAAGTATCCTGTGATTCTTCTAGTTCTTGAAATGTCTTGGTTGTCACACATTGGACAAGCAAAAGGAATTAGTGAAGTATAATTACATGCTTTACATCTATCTACTGGGTGGTTTAAACTTCCATAGTTTGTTCCACTTACTCTCATTGCATTGATGATTGATAGAACTGCGTGAAGATTTTTCTTAGCTTCTCCATCTAATTCAACATAACTTATGCTTCCACCAAGTGTTAATGGGTGGTAAGCAGCTTCTTTTTGAATTTTTTCAATTGCAGAAAGATTGTAGTAAACAGGAATGTGGTTTGAGTTTGTAAAGTAATCTCTATTTGTAACTTCTGCAATTTCTCCAAAAGCTTTTCTAGTTACTTTAGCCATTCTTCCAGCCACTGATTCTGCAGGTGTTGCAATAACTCCAAAGTTTAAGTGAGTTTTTGCTTTTCATTCAAGAGCGATGTTATTGATTGTCTCAATAACTTTAAGACCAAATTCTTGGGCTTTTTTATCTTCTCCGTGATGTTTTCCAATTAAAGCTTTTAAAGCTTCTGCAAGCCCTACAAAACCTACTGTAAGACTTCCATTTTTGAATACTTCTTCAACTTTATCGTTTGCATCTAATTGTTGACCACCTGCTAAAATGTTGTTTTTCATTAAGAATGGAAACTCTTTTGCAAGTGCTGTAATTTGATAATCATATCTGTCTAGTAATTGTTGACAAACATCGTTTGTGTATTCTTCAATATCCTCAATAAACTCTTGTTTTAATTTGTCAAAGTTTACATCTCCATAATCAATAACGCCATTATTGATTAAGTTGTGTTTTTGAAGAACTTCTAAAGCGATGTAAGGCAAGTTTAATGAAGTAAAACTTAAGTTACCTCTTCCTACAGAAGTTTTGTCACCATTAACATTTTCAAAAACTCTTGTTCTACATCCCATTGTTGCAGGTTCATAATATCATGAGTTTTTGTCATCTGCTCTTCATAATTCGTGTTGATTATAAGGTTGGTCTAAAAACATAAAGTTAGGGAAAAGTCTGATACTTGTAGTTTTAATAGCCATTAAGAATAGATCAAAGTTTTTAGTTTCTCAATCATTTACTGAGAATCATTCTTCTTGATCCATTTCCATAGCTCTGTTATAACTGCTTTCATCAAAGTTAACTCCACTTTTTACTTTAAAGATTACGATTGGGAAAATTGAAGTTTCTCCATTTCCTAAACCGTTTTCTAAAGCTTTAAAAAGTGACTTTGTAACTTGTCTTCCTTCTTCTGAAGTATCTGTACCAATATTAATTGATGAGAAAACTACTTGGTTTCCCCCTCTTGAGTGTTGAGTGTTTAAATTATAGATAAACCCCTCTAATGCTTGGTCAGTTTCAGATTCTACTTTTTTATTAGTCATATTTACGATTTTTTCAAAATCTTTTTGTTCTAATACGTTATTTCCTAAATAAGGTTTTAAAACATCATAACCAATATTTTTAAAAGTAATGTTTTGGTCTTGGAAAAGACTTTTTAATAATTTTTCATCAAATTCTATATCTGAAAAAGTAAAGAATTGTGAAACATTTTTAATTAATTCTTTTCTAAAACTTTTGTTAACTCCAGGTGCCATAAAGTAATCGAAGGCTGGAATAGCTTGGCCTCCGTGCATTTCATTTTGACATGTTTGGAAAATAATTGCAGCAAGTTCTGTATAAACCCCAATTGATTGAGGTTCTCTAATTAAACCATTTCTGGTTTTAAATCCGTTTTTAAAGATTTCTTCAATATTATATTGTACACAAGTAGCTGACTTTGTTGGATAATAGTCTAAATCATGAATATGAATTAGTGATTTTTTATGTAAATCTGAGTAGTGTCTATTTACAAGACTTTCAAGTGCAAATTCTTTTGCTCCAATTGAAGCAAATTTCATCATTTTACCACTTGCTGTATCTCCACTCATATTTGCATTTTCATTTTTAATATCATTATCTGTTGTTGCTATTACTTGGTTAAATTCATTTAATAAATTTGTATAATTTTTTGATTCTACGCCCATTGTTATTTTTCCTTTCATTATTTGTATTGAAATAAAAATATGCATATCTCTTAATTTGTAAAAAGTGCTTAAAAAAACAACTTTTAACACATGTTAAAAGGATCTGATATTTTTGTTTGCCAAATCATTATGTCCCTTTGTTTCAATTTTTATTCCAAAATGATAATCTCAAAAAAAAAGAAAAAATCAAATTTTTTAAATTTTTTTTTCTTTTTTTACCCCCACTATATCTATCGTATAAAAAAAGTTAAATTTTCCGTTTTTTTCAAAAAAAGAGTATAATTTTTTATAAAAACCCTCAACTTGAAAAAGCAACATTAATTACAATAAATACAACTTTTAAGTTTCAATTGGCTTAATTACTTTTTTGTTTTGTTTTTTGTAATTGTCTTTTGTTAAAAAACCATTACAAAATAAATATCATCAACCAAAAAGTACAGTCAAAATTAACATAGTGTTCATAATTTTGATTTTATTTCCTTTTGTACCACATATCATAAATACCGTTCAACACAATACACCAATTGCTGAATAAATAATTGTCATTCATAATACAAAGTTTAAAGTATCTAAATTCTTGAAATTTAAAGTTTTCTTTACAAACATCCAATAAATACTAGACATTATTTGAAAACTATTTAAAATTAACCCCAATAACAATATTCAAGAAAAATCTTTTTTTCTGCCTCTATTTCTTTAAAGATTTTAATTTTATTTTTTCCTTTAAGAAAAAATAGATAATTTATTAGGAAAAAAATCGATACTACAAAGATAATGGGATTGAAAATATTTGTATAAATTCTTTTAGAATCAACTGTTATTGCAAATATATAGGCAATAACTCCAGTCAATCCTGAGGCCAATAAAAATGCTAGGAAAAAAGCTGCCCATACGTTAATTTTTCTAGGTTTCATTATAAAGAACTCCATCCCATAAATGTTATTCTTTCATAAAACCCAATTTCATTATCTTTGTTAATATTATTATTTAATTTATTATCATTAGAACTCAAAATTGAATTTAATGATAGATTTAATAAACCCAGTAAAGATCAAAATGTCATGTTTTACTTCCCTTCATTTATTTATAAAACATTTACCATTAATGATTAGAAAATCAAACTCAAAAACAAAGATAATTTATAATCTTTGTTATTTTAAATATATTATGACTATTATTAAGATTTGAACTAATTATTTCTCACACAATTCTCAATATATTTATAAAATATTTATTTTATCTAACTTGTTCAATTACATAAAAATGATTTTAATCAATATAAGTAATTAATTGTTAATTTATAAATTTTTATAATTGGTATTGAGAAAAACTTTTATTCTCTTAATTATTATATCATGTGAATCTTTATTCAAATTTTTACAAAGATTACTTTAACTTACTTTTATTTAAAAATTAGTTAATTTCAACTACTTTAAAATTATTGCCTTCTTCTTTAGTAATAAACTTTGGTATTTTCTTACCCAGTTTTTCAACCACTTGTTTTTTTCTTGTTTTACAGTGTAAATAAGCAAAAAGTCCAATAATAGGAATTAGAAAATAAACTTTCATTGTTCTGTAAATTTTTTCTTCCTCTTTGCTTTCTCCTCATTTAAACAAAACCAACAAATCTGATGTTAAAAATAGCGATAATATATGTAATAAAACCATTATAAATAAAGAAAATGAAATATTTAATAAAAGATCATTTTTTGTAATGTAGTTTTGTGAGTACACAATCAAACTACAAATTATCAATAATAAAAATCCTAAAATTATTAATTGTGTAATTACATAGAAATAAGCACACAACTTTAAGCTAAACAGTTTTTTTGTTTTTTTCATAAAAACACCTCATATTTATTATAATATAATTTCCATTTTAAATATAATTAACACTACAATTTCCAAAAACTAGAAAATAAAAAAAGCTTTTTAAAAAGCTTTTTTTCTATTAATCTGTTATCAGTTTTAAAATTACTTGTTCATCAGTTTTACTGTCTAATATTACTATTTGTTCTTGAGCATCTTTAATAAATGACTCTTCTTTATCAATATTTGTATAAAGTGTCATTACAACTTCTCCAGCTTTTA includes these proteins:
- a CDS encoding anaerobic ribonucleoside triphosphate reductase — protein: MGVESKNYTNLLNEFNQVIATTDNDIKNENANMSGDTASGKMMKFASIGAKEFALESLVNRHYSDLHKKSLIHIHDLDYYPTKSATCVQYNIEEIFKNGFKTRNGLIREPQSIGVYTELAAIIFQTCQNEMHGGQAIPAFDYFMAPGVNKSFRKELIKNVSQFFTFSDIEFDEKLLKSLFQDQNITFKNIGYDVLKPYLGNNVLEQKDFEKIVNMTNKKVESETDQALEGFIYNLNTQHSRGGNQVVFSSINIGTDTSEEGRQVTKSLFKALENGLGNGETSIFPIVIFKVKSGVNFDESSYNRAMEMDQEEWFSVNDWETKNFDLFLMAIKTTSIRLFPNFMFLDQPYNQHELWRADDKNSWYYEPATMGCRTRVFENVNGDKTSVGRGNLSFTSLNLPYIALEVLQKHNLINNGVIDYGDVNFDKLKQEFIEDIEEYTNDVCQQLLDRYDYQITALAKEFPFLMKNNILAGGQQLDANDKVEEVFKNGSLTVGFVGLAEALKALIGKHHGEDKKAQEFGLKVIETINNIALEWKAKTHLNFGVIATPAESVAGRMAKVTRKAFGEIAEVTNRDYFTNSNHIPVYYNLSAIEKIQKEAAYHPLTLGGSISYVELDGEAKKNLHAVLSIINAMRVSGTNYGSLNHPVDRCKACNYTSLIPFACPMCDNQDISRTRRITGYLVGDLDGWNKGKQAEEAERVKHSVK